From the genome of Populus trichocarpa isolate Nisqually-1 chromosome 15, P.trichocarpa_v4.1, whole genome shotgun sequence, one region includes:
- the LOC7481831 gene encoding enolase yields MVTIKAVKARQIFDSRGNPTVEADILLSDGSYARAAVPSGASTGVYEALELRDGGSDYLGKGVLKAVGNVNSIIGPALIGKDPTEQVQIDNFMVQELDGTVNEWGWCKQKLGANAILAVSLAVCKAGAMVKKIPLYQHIANLAGNKTLVLPVPAFNVINGGSHAGNKLAMQEFMILPVGASSFKEAMKMGVEVYHHLKSVIKKKYGQDATNVGDEGGFAPNIQENKEGLELLKTAIAKAGYTGKVVIGMDVAASEFYNDKDKTYDLNFKEENNDGSQKISGDSLKNVYKSFVADYPIVSIEDPFDQDDWEHYAKMTGEVGEQVQIVGDDLLVTNPKRVEKAIKEKSCNALLLKVNQIGSVTESIEAVKMSKHAGWGVMASHRSGETEDTFIADLSVGLSTGQIKTGAPCRSERLAKYNQLLRIEEELGSAAVYAGAKFRAPVEPY; encoded by the exons ATGGTAACGATCAAGGCTGTTAAAGCTCGTCAAATTTTTGACAGTCGTGGAAATCCCACCGTTGAA gCTGATATTTTGCTCTCTGATGGAAGCTATGCTAGAGCTGCCGTTCCAAGTGGTGCTTCCACTG GTGTCTATGAAGCTTTAGAGTTGAGAGATGGAGGATCAGATTATCTTGGGAAAGGTGTACTTAAG GCTGTAGGGAATGTCAATTCTATCATTGGACCAGCCTTGATTGGCAAG GACCCAACAGAGCAGGTTCAAATCGATAATTTCATGGTACAAGAGCTGGATGGAACTGTTAATGAATGGGGTTGGTGCAAGCAGAAG cTCGGAGCAAATGCTATATTGGCAGTGTCACTTGCTGTTTGCAAAGCAGGTGCAATGGTTAAGAAGATCCCTCTTTACCAG CACATTGCAAATCTTGCTGGAAACAAGACCTTGGTTTTGCCAGTACCTGCATTCAATGTCATCAATGGAGGTTCCCATGCTGGAAATAAACTGGCAATGCAG GAATTCATGATTCTCCCTGTTGGGGCATCATCTTTCAAGGAAGCCATGAAAATGGGTGTAGAAGTGTATCATCACCTGAAG TCTGTGATTAAGAAGAAGTATGGACAAGATGCCACCAATGTTGGTGATGAAGGTGGCTTTGCTCCTAATATTCAG GAAAACAAAGAGGGTCTTGAACTGCTCAAGACAGCGATAGCCAAAGCTGGATATACTGGAAAG GTTGTGATTGGGATGGATGTTGCTGCGTCAGAGTTTTATAATGACAAGGACAAGACCTATGATTTGAATTTCAAGGAAGAG AACAATGATGGATCACAGAAGATATCTGGAGACAGTCTAAAGAATGTATACAAGTCATTTGTGGCTGATTATCCAATTGTGTCCATCGAGGATCCATTTGATCAAGATGATTGGGAACACTATGCTAAGATGACTGGTGAAGTTGGTGAACAGGTGCAAATTGTTGGTGATGATCTACTTGTCACAAACCCCAAG CGTGTGGAGAAAGCAATTAAGGAGAAGTCCTGCAATGCCCTTCTATTGAAG GTGAATCAAATTGGTTCTGTAACTGAAAGTATTGAAGCTGTGAAAATGTCTAAACATGCTGGCTGGGGTGTCATGGCAAGCCACAGAAG TGGTGAAACTGAGGATACTTTCATTGCAGACCTTTCAGTTGGATTGTCTACT GGACAGATCAAGACTGGAGCTCCTTGCAGATCAGAACGTCTTGCAAAATACAACCAG CTTCTCAGGATAGAGGAAGAGCTGGGATCTGCAGCAGTATATGCAGGAGCAAAATTCAGGGCACCAGTTGAACCTTACTAA
- the LOC7476762 gene encoding uncharacterized protein LOC7476762 → MASTSSTPSDPSISLHEDTAIRAVNKRYEGLITVKTKAIKGKGAWYWAHLEPILIKNPDTNLPKAVKLKCCLCEAVFSASNPSRTATEHLKKGTCSNFVSVSRPNSAISPLPISSLPSPPSNNHRKRSSQMGTALKSLALVESNKYCDQVGYFNSGFTPKGHDLVLSGGKEDLGALAMLEDSVKRLKSPKASPGPLLNKEQVDSALELLSDWFYEVCGSVSYSSLEHPKFRAFLNQVGLPCLSRRGLSGARLDNRFHEAKSEVEARIRDAMFFQVACNGWKSNNCCSGEDNLVKFSVNLPNGTILYHKAVLTGGGSVSSKYAEEIMWEAVTGICGSGLQRCVGIVSDEYKAEALRNLEIQYQWMVNLPCQVQGFTSLIKDFSKEHQLFKTVTENCLKLANFVNNTSQVRNSFQKYRMQELDYTGLLRVPWCKCDGAKDFVPVYAMLEDILSCARVLQMVILDESYKLMSVEDPVAREVSGMIQSEGFWNELEAVYSLMKLIRGMAQEIEAERPLIGHCLPLWQELKAKVKEWCARFNIAEGQVEKIVEKRFRKNYHPAWSAAFILDPRYLMRDTSGKYLPPFKCLTLEQEKDVDKLITRLASREEAHVALMELMKWRSDGLDPLYAQAVQVKQRDPLTGKMKIANPQGSRLVWETCLSEYKTLGKVAVRLIFLHATSSGFKCNWSSMKWFCVHRNSRVGLERAQKMIFIAAHAKLERRDFSNEEEKDGELFRMAGCEDDMLNEVFVEAPSV, encoded by the coding sequence ATGGCTTCAACAAGTTCAACACCAAGTGACCCTTCCATTTCTCTGCATGAAGACACAGCAATCCGAGCTGTGAACAAGAGATATGAAGGGTTGATTACTGTTAAAACAAAGGCAATAAAGGGTAAAGGGGCATGGTATTGGGCTCATTTAGAgccaattttgattaaaaacccTGATACAAATCTCCCTAAAGCAGTTAAACTTAAGTGTTGTTTATGTGAAGCTGTTTTTTCTGCTTCAAACCCATCAAGAACTGCCACTGAACATCTCAAAAAAGGAACTTGTTCTAATTTTGTATCAGTTTCAAGGCCCAATTCAGCAATTTCTCCATTGCCTATATCTTCTTTGCCTTCCCCACCTTCAAATAATCATAGAAAGAGAAGCTCTCAAATGGGTACTGCTTTAAAGTCTCTAGCTTTAGTCGAGTCAAATAAATACTGCGACCAAGTTGGTTACTTTAATTCTGGGTTTACTCCAAAAGGTCACGATTTGGTGTTATCTGGTGGAAAAGAGGATTTAGGTGCATTAGCAATGTTGGAAGATAGTGTAAAGAGGCTTAAAAGTCCAAAAGCCTCACCTGGTCCTTTGTTAAACAAGGAACAGGTTGATTCTGCTCTTGAGTTATTGAGTGATTGGTTTTATGAGGTTTGCGGGTCAGTATCATATTCAAGTCTTGAGCATCCGAAGTTTAGGGCTTTTCTTAATCAAGTTGGTTTGCCTTGTTTGTCAAGGAGAGGCTTGTCTGGTGCTAGACTTGACAATAGGTTTCACGAGGCAAAATCTGAGGTGGAAGCTAGAATTAGAGATGCCATGTTCTTTCAAGTTGCGTGTAATGGATGGAAGAGTAATAATTGTTGTAGTGGGGAAGATAATTTGGTTAAGTTCAGTGTAAATCTTCCAAATGGAACTATTTTGTATCACAAGGCAGTGTTAACTGGAGGAGGATCAGTGTCGTCTAAGTATGCAGAGGAGATTATGTGGGAGGCAGTGACGGGGATATGTGGTAGTGGTTTGCAGAGATGTGTGGGGATAGTTTCTGATGAGTACAAGGCTGAGGCATTGAGGAACTTGGAGATCCAGTATCAGTGGATGGTGAATCTCCCTTGTCAGGTTCAGGGGTTTACTAGTTTGATCAAGGATTTTAGCAAGGAGCATCAACTTTTCAAGACTGTTACTGAGAATTGCTTGAAGCTTgctaattttgtaaataatacATCTCAAGTTAGGAATAGCTTCCAGAAGTACAGGATGCAAGAGCTTGATTACACTGGGTTGCTTCGAGTTCCTTGGTGCAAATGTGATGGTGCAAAGGACTTTGTACCTGTTTATGCAATGTTGGAGGATATATTGAGCTGTGCCCGTGTGCTCCAAATGGTTATCTTAGATGAGTCATATAAGTTGATGAGTGTTGAGGATCCTGTCGCTAGAGAGGTCTCTGGGATGATTCAAAGTGAGGGCTTTTGGAATGAGTTGGAGGCTGTTTATTCACTAATGAAGCTCATCAGAGGGATGGCTCAAGAGATTGAGGCTGAGCGGCCATTGATAGGGCATTGCCTTCCTCTCTGGCAAGAACTGAAAGCAAAAGTGAAGGAATGGTGTGCAAGATTCAATATCGCTGAAGGCCAAGTTGAGAAAATAGTTGAAAAGAGATTCAGAAAGAACTATCACCCAGCTTGGTCTGCTGCGTTTATACTCGACCCTCGTTATTTGATGCGGGACACAAGTGGAAAATACCTTCCACCTTTCAAATGCTTGACGCTTGAGCAGGAAAAGGACGTGGATAAGCTTATAACCCGTTTGGCTTCCAGGGAAGAAGCTCATGTTGCCTTAATGGAGCTTATGAAATGGAGATCAGATGGGTTAGACCCGCTGTATGCACAGGCTGTTCAGGTTAAACAGCGAGACCCTTTGACTGGAAAGATGAAAATTGCAAATCCTCAAGGCAGCAGACTAGTATGGGAAACTTGTCTGAGTGAGTATAAAACATTAGGCAAGGTCGCAGTTAGGCTCATCTTCCTCCATGCGACCTCAAGCGGGTTTAAGTGCAATTGGTCTAGCATGAAATGGTTTTGTGTCCACAGAAACTCAAGGGTGGGCCTTGAAAGGGCtcagaagatgatattcatcgCAGCTCATGCAAAGCTTGAAAGACGTGATTTctcaaatgaagaagaaaaggatggaGAGCTGTTCCGCATGGCAGGATGTGAAGATGACATGCTCAACGAAGTCTTTGTCGAGGCACCATCAGtgtaa
- the LOC7476763 gene encoding peptidyl-prolyl cis-trans isomerase FKBP53: MSFWGIEVKPGKPYPYHSDDVQGNLRVTQATLGLGSSEERCILQCSVGHKSPIFLCSLLPGKAESCSLNLEFSDELVAFSVIGPRSIHLCGYFDSEKGDHLRDEYEYDSGETIADTESDESSEYDYDDEYDDDFIDDDNDLQIYPPSPVPNGGVVIEEITEDDKPKKENGKSKRIKKKKNNQSSDQEDQNNSQRQIVLKRDAGISVLESEDEDGFPISSSAKRKVTVQEPQAEINGQKDKETTQETKKKIDREDNDDTTGKKRKVKSIDEDCQPESKTKKKKKKKQREQGAEEKIDEMDDKEENNNASRDEIKPEEVKRQDSTDGNKRNQRGLDTDAGSMPGEESSDKKKKKKKKKKKAQDSGTTTKEQAVSAVGGEAKSLLDSDDKQSTTKSSQARTFSNGLVIEELSMGKPDGKRASPGSQVSVHYIGKLKKNDKIFDSNVGRAPFKFRLGVGQVIKGWDVGVNGMRVGDKRRLTIPPSMGYGEQGAGGKIPPHSWLVFDVELVNVR, encoded by the exons ATGAGCTTTTGGG GCATTGAAGTGAAACCAGGCAAGCCTTACCCTTATCACTCTGATGATGTGCAAGGAAATCTTCGGGTAACACAG GCAACTTTGGGCCTTGGCTCGTCAGAAGAAAGGTGCATACTCCAGTGTTCAGTTGGACACAAGAGTCCAATTTTCTTATGTTCATTGCTACCAGGGAAAGCTGAAAGTTGCTCTTTGAATCTTGAATTTTCTGATGAGTTAGTAGCGTTCTCAGTGATTGGACCACGAAGCATTCATCTTTGTGGTTATTTTGATTCTGAAAAAGGAGATCACCTCCGAGATGAATATGAATA TGATTCGGGTGAGACTATTGCTGACACGGAATCAGACGAGTCCAGCGAATATGATTATGATGATGAATATGATGATGACTTCATTGATGATGACAATGATCTTCAAATTTACCCCCCCTCGCCTGTTCCCAATGGTGGAG TTGTAATTGAGGAGATAACTGAAGATGACaaacctaaaaaagaaaatggcaagTCTAAAcgaataaagaagaagaagaataatcaATCAAGTGACCAGGAAGACCAAAACAATTCCCAACGACAAATTGTTCTTAAGAGGGATGCAGGTATTTCAGTTCTGGAAagtgaagatgaagatggtttTCCAATTTCTTCCTCGGCAAAAAGAAAAGTTACTGTTCAGGAGCCCCAAGCAGAAATAAATGgacaaaaagataaggaaacaacccaagaaacaaagaagaagatagaTAGAGAGGATAATGATGACACTActggaaaaaagagaaaggttAAAAGCATTGATGAAGACTGTCAACCAGAAAG caaaacaaagaagaagaagaagaagaagcagagagaACAAGGTGCAGAGGAAAAGATTGATGAAATGGATGACAAGGAAGAGAACAACAATGCCTCTAGAGATGAAATCAAGCCTGAGGAAGTGAAAAGGCAGGATTCTACCGATGGAAACAAACGCAATCAGAG GGGCCTTGACACTGATGCAGGTAGTATGCCTGGTGAAGAatcatctgataaaaaaaagaagaaaaagaagaagaagaagaaggcccAGGATAGTGGAACAACAACTAAGGAACAAGCTGTTTCAGCTGTGGGAGGTGAAGCCAAATCGTTGTTGGATTCCGATGATAAGCAATCTACAACCAAGTCTTCACAAGCTAGAACCTTCTCAAATGGATTGGTTATTGAAGAATTATCAATGGGAAAACCAGATGGTAAACGTGCTTCTCCCGGGAGTCAG GTCAGTGTGCACTACATCGGTAAGCTGAAGAAGAATGACAAGATATTTGACTCTAATGTCGGAAGAGCTCCCTTTAAATTCCGCCTAG GTGTCGGACAAGTCATAAAGGGATGGGATGTTGGAGTTAATG GCATGCGGGTTGGTGACAAAAGGAGACTCACAATTCCACCATCGATGGG TTACGGAGAACAGGGTGCTGGTGGGAAAATACCGCCACACTCATGGCTTGTCTTTGATGTTGAGTTGGTGAACGTTCGGTGA